A region from the uncultured Draconibacterium sp. genome encodes:
- a CDS encoding sialate O-acetylesterase produces the protein MKINRILLNSIVVLLLVLFCGTLNAAVKLPRLVSNGMVLQRNETICIWGWADAEENVEIEFLNKQYKTRADRNGNWQLELNAMAAGGPYSMKINDVELNNILVGDVWLASGQSNMELWLSRVTDLYANEISRINNSDIRFFRSSTRENAEDAKSDYPDGKWLPASPGNVMGFSAVAWFFASKIHEQEKVPVGIISTAIGGSPAEAWLSNEKARPFLNEWLERKAEIDAENEKRSNADKAYNWWHEVNKNDPGVGKWSKNDVDVSGWSQISLPGYWNDKGVDISNGSIWFCKEFQLDESLAGEEAILRLGRIINSDSAFVNGTFVGNITYQYPPRIYTIPEGVLKAGTNKIMVRVFNQGGRGGFVEEKPYEVRVGNKVIDITGDWHYHIGAELNPPKSSGSLSFRPGGLFNSLISPIKNLSIKGVIWYQGESNTGRPNEYAHLFKDLILDWRTQLNQPELPFLYVQLANLGLPKKQPGESGWAQVRDAQRRVLELPNTGMAVAFDLGEWNDIHPLNKKEVANRLALEAQRVAYGNQEVVSSGPLYRSMEIQNGAIVLSFSSVGEGLFANNLLEGFQIAGDDGSFVWAKAVVLSKNTVKVWSDKVLQPKEVRYGWEDNPEYANLKNKAGLPASPFTTEK, from the coding sequence ATGAAGATCAATAGGATACTATTAAATAGCATCGTTGTATTGCTGTTGGTGTTGTTTTGCGGCACCTTAAATGCAGCAGTAAAATTGCCTCGTTTGGTAAGCAACGGCATGGTGCTGCAGCGCAACGAAACCATTTGTATCTGGGGCTGGGCCGATGCCGAAGAAAATGTTGAAATAGAATTCTTAAATAAACAATATAAAACCAGGGCGGACAGGAACGGAAACTGGCAGCTTGAGCTAAACGCAATGGCTGCCGGTGGTCCGTATTCCATGAAAATTAATGATGTTGAACTCAACAATATTTTGGTTGGCGATGTATGGCTTGCCTCGGGTCAGTCAAACATGGAACTTTGGTTAAGTCGCGTTACCGATTTATATGCCAATGAAATAAGCCGGATAAATAATTCGGATATTCGCTTTTTTCGTTCATCAACCCGCGAAAATGCCGAAGATGCAAAAAGCGATTATCCCGATGGAAAATGGCTGCCCGCAAGCCCGGGAAATGTGATGGGATTTTCGGCTGTTGCCTGGTTTTTTGCCAGTAAAATTCACGAACAAGAAAAGGTTCCGGTTGGGATTATAAGCACCGCAATAGGCGGTTCGCCGGCCGAGGCCTGGTTAAGCAACGAAAAAGCAAGGCCATTTTTAAACGAATGGCTGGAGCGCAAAGCCGAAATCGATGCCGAAAATGAAAAACGAAGCAATGCCGATAAAGCCTACAATTGGTGGCACGAAGTAAATAAAAACGACCCGGGCGTAGGAAAATGGTCGAAAAACGATGTTGATGTTTCTGGGTGGTCACAGATTTCTTTACCCGGTTACTGGAATGATAAAGGAGTAGATATTAGCAACGGTTCAATTTGGTTTTGTAAGGAGTTTCAACTCGACGAATCCCTGGCTGGTGAAGAAGCGATTTTGCGTTTGGGACGTATCATTAACAGCGACTCGGCCTTTGTAAACGGAACTTTCGTGGGGAATATTACTTATCAATATCCACCGCGCATTTATACCATTCCTGAAGGTGTTCTTAAGGCCGGAACAAACAAGATAATGGTTCGCGTATTTAACCAGGGCGGAAGAGGTGGTTTTGTGGAAGAAAAACCCTACGAAGTGCGTGTTGGTAACAAAGTTATCGATATTACCGGCGACTGGCACTATCACATTGGGGCCGAGCTAAATCCACCCAAATCAAGTGGAAGTCTTTCGTTTCGTCCGGGCGGGCTTTTTAATTCTTTAATCAGTCCTATAAAAAACCTGTCAATCAAAGGTGTTATCTGGTATCAGGGCGAGTCGAACACCGGGCGCCCCAATGAGTATGCCCACCTTTTCAAAGATTTGATACTGGACTGGAGAACACAGTTGAACCAGCCCGAATTGCCGTTTTTATATGTGCAGTTGGCCAATTTGGGGCTTCCTAAAAAACAACCAGGCGAAAGCGGTTGGGCCCAAGTACGTGATGCACAACGCCGTGTATTGGAGTTACCCAATACCGGAATGGCAGTGGCTTTTGATTTGGGCGAGTGGAACGATATTCATCCCTTAAATAAAAAAGAAGTGGCAAATCGCCTGGCGCTCGAAGCACAACGGGTGGCTTATGGAAATCAGGAAGTAGTTAGCTCCGGACCATTGTACAGAAGTATGGAAATACAAAACGGCGCCATTGTACTAAGCTTTTCATCAGTGGGAGAGGGTTTGTTTGCCAATAACCTGCTCGAAGGATTTCAGATAGCCGGTGATGATGGCAGTTTTGTTTGGGCAAAAGCAGTAGTGTTAAGCAAAAACACGGTAAAAGTGTGGAGCGATAAAGTGCTTCAGCCCAAAGAGGTGAGGTATGGCTGGGAAGATAATCCGGAGTATGCAAACCTAAAAAACAAGGCCGGCTTACCCGCTTCGCCATTTACAACCGA